One genomic window of Arachis stenosperma cultivar V10309 chromosome 10, arast.V10309.gnm1.PFL2, whole genome shotgun sequence includes the following:
- the LOC130956222 gene encoding glucan endo-1,3-beta-D-glucosidase 1-like: MLKKLRRKVSIAFTQGLKKRPKPYKTPKPESESESESQPPSQSPEFSVPTTMPRTNKQRFPFIFPETDSSVLPEPSNFFSQNLLSNPLPTNSFFQNFVLKNGDVPEYFHPYLIKPSNSSLSLSYPSRISNTAFTYQAFNSDLTITNSNEKTFHSNHKISSYSDLSVTLEIPSSNLRFFLVRGSPFVTFSVTQPTPLSISTIHAILSFSSSNESQTKFTFQFNNGQTWLLYASSPIRLNHTLSEITSDPFCGVIRVALLPGSDSRQVAVLDRFSSCYPVSGDAVFSKPYSVEYKWEKKGWGDLLILAHPLHLQLLSNVGSGVVVLEDLKYKSIDGDLVGVVGDSWILETNHVSVTWHSIRGIRDGSYDEIVSALVRDVEGLNSAGISTNSSYFYGKLVARAARLALIAEEVCFPDVIPAVRKYLKETIEPWLDGSFNGNGFLYDKKWGGIVTKQGSNDSGADFGFGIYNDHHYHLGYFLYGIAVLAKIDPAWGRKYKPQAYSLMADFMTLSRGSNSSFTRLRCFDLYKLHSWAGGLTEFADGRNQESTSEAVNAYYSAALMGLAYGDPHLVAMGSTLTALEIHAAQMWWQVKEGGNVYEEDFTRENRVVGVLWANKRDSALWFAPPEWRECRLGIQLLPILPISEVLFSDVDFVKQLVEWTLPVLNREGVGEGWKGFVYALQGIYDNESALQKIRSLNGFDDGNTLTNLLWWIHSRGDEDDSFAHGKHCWFGHYCH; the protein is encoded by the coding sequence atgctgAAGAAACTGCGACGCAAGGTGAGCATTGCATTCACACAAGGCCTCAAAAAACGCCCTAAACCCTATAAAACCCCAAAAccagaatcagaatcagaatcagaatcacAACCACCATCACAATCACCAGAGTTTTCAGTTCCAACAACAATGCCACGCACCAATAAGCAGCGTTTTCCATTCATATTCCCAGAGACTGATTCCAGTGTGCTTCCAGAACCTTCCAATTTCTTCTCCCAAAACCTTCTCTCAAACCCACTCCCAACAAACTCGTTCTTCCAAAACTTCGTTCTCAAAAACGGTGACGTTCCAGAATACTTTCATCCTTACCTAATCAAACCCTCAAATTCCTCTCTTTCCCTCTCATACCCTTCGCGAATCTCAAACACCGCATTCACCTACCAAGCCTTCAACTCCGATCTCACAATCACTAATTCAAACGAAAAAACCTTTCATTCCAATCACAAAATCTCCTCCTACAGTGATCTGAGTGTAACGTTGGAGATTCCTTCTTCTAATCTCAGATTCTTCCTTGTTAGGGGAAGCCCCTTTGTCACTTTCTCTGTTACTCAACCAACTCCTCTTTCAATCTCAACCATCCACGCGatcctctctttctcttcttccaaTGAATCGCAAACCAAGTTCACTTTTCAGTTCAATAACGGCCAAACGTGGCTCCTCTATGCTTCTTCACCGATCAGGCTTAACCACACTCTCTCTGAGATCACTTCTGATCCGTTTTGTGGTGTGATTCGGGTAGCTCTTTTGCCGGGTTCCGATTCGCGGCAGGTGGCGGTTCTTGATAGGTTCAGTTCTTGTTACCCTGTGAGTGGTGATGCTGTGTTTTCAAAGCCTTATAGTGTTGAGTATAAGTGGGAGAAGAAAGGGTGGGGTGATTTGTTGATATTAGCACACCCTCTTCATCTTCAGCTTTTGTCTAATGTTGGTTCTGGTGTTGTTGTTTTAGAGGATTTGAAGTATAAGAGCATTGATGGTGATCTTGTTGGTGTTGTTGGGGATTCATGGATATTGGAAACAAATCATGTTTCTGTAACTTGGCATTCTATTAGAGGTATTAGGGATGGATCTTATGATGAAATTGTTTCGGCTCTTGTGAGGGATGTTGAGGGACTGAATTCGGCTGGGATATCGACGAATTCGTCCTATTTCTATGGCAAATTGGTTGCCAGGGCGGCGAGGTTGGCGTTGATAGCCGAAGAAGTGTGTTTTCCTGATGTGATTCCTGCTGTTAGGAAGTATTTGAAGGAGACCATCGAGCCGTGGCTCGACGGAAGTTTTAATGGGAATGGATTTCTGTATGATAAGAAATGGGGAGGCATTGTTACAAAGCAAGGGTCTAATGATTCCGGTGCTGATTTTGGGTTTGGAATTtacaatgatcaccattatcattTGGGATATTTTCTATATGGAATTGCAGTGCTTGCTAAGATTGATCCTGCTTGGGGAAGGAAGTATAAGCCTCAAGCATATTCGCTTATGGCTGATTTTATGACATTGAGCAGAGGATCGAATTCTAGTTTTACGCGTCTGAGGTGTTTTGATCTGTATAAATTGCATTCTTGGGCTGGAGGGTTAACTGAGTTTGCAGATGGAAGGAATCAAGAGAGTACTAGTGAAGCTGTGAATGCATATTATTCGGCAGCATTGATGGGTCTGGCTTATGGGGATCCCCACCTTGTTGCGATGGGATCGACGCTTACAGCGTTGGAAATTCACGCAGCGCAAATGTGGTGGCAAGTTAAAGAGGGAGGGAATGTATATGAGGAAGATTTCACAAGAGAGAACAGGGTAGTTGGGGTTCTATGGGCTAACAAAAGAGACAGTGCACTATGGTTTGCACCTCCTGAGTGGAGAGAATGTAGGCTTGGGATTCAGCTCTTACCAATACTGCCAATTTCTGAAGTCCTTTTCTCGGATGTTGATTTTGTGAAGCAGCTTGTAGAGTGGACATTGCCTGTCTTGAACAGGGAAGGGGTTGGAGAAGGATGGAAGGGATTTGTCTATGCCCTGCAAGGAATCTATGATAATGAAAGTGCGCTGCAAAAGATACGAAGCTTGAATGGTTTCGATGATGGTAACACGTTGACTAACCTCTTATGGTGGATTCACAGCAGAGGTGATGAGGATGACTCATTTGCGCATGGGAAACACTGTTGGTTTGGTCATTACTGCCACTAG